One genomic window of Paraburkholderia phytofirmans PsJN includes the following:
- a CDS encoding amino acid synthesis family protein: protein MFEIRRVLTHVEDIFHEFGPAPAQPLRRGAIAAVMTNPFAGRYEAKIEHAMEALKPIGFDMAQRLLAAMAVPHASIESYGKGAIVGARGELEHGALWHVPGGYAMRELLEKNGVPTNAIVPSTKKVGAPSTALDVPLTHVNASYVRSHFDAIEVRVPGAPAADELVYILVMSTGQRVHARVGGLAKEAIVGKDGLR, encoded by the coding sequence GTGTTTGAAATACGCCGCGTGCTGACGCACGTCGAAGACATCTTCCACGAGTTCGGCCCCGCGCCCGCGCAGCCACTCAGGCGCGGCGCGATTGCCGCGGTGATGACCAATCCGTTCGCCGGCCGTTACGAAGCGAAAATCGAACACGCCATGGAAGCACTCAAGCCGATCGGCTTCGATATGGCGCAACGGCTGCTGGCGGCGATGGCGGTGCCGCATGCGTCGATCGAGAGTTACGGCAAGGGCGCGATTGTCGGCGCGCGCGGCGAACTCGAACATGGCGCGCTGTGGCATGTTCCCGGCGGCTATGCGATGCGCGAGTTGCTGGAGAAAAACGGCGTGCCCACCAACGCCATCGTGCCGTCGACGAAGAAAGTCGGCGCCCCGTCCACGGCGCTCGACGTGCCGCTCACCCACGTGAACGCGAGCTACGTGCGCAGCCATTTCGACGCGATCGAAGTGCGCGTGCCCGGCGCGCCCGCCGCGGACGAGCTGGTGTATATCCTCGTGATGAGCACGGGGCAGCGGGTGCATGCACGCGTCGGCGGCCTTGCGAAAGAGGCGATCGTGGGCAAGGACGGTTTGCGCTGA
- a CDS encoding amino acid synthesis family protein, with amino-acid sequence MAIKLRKLVVQVDETRIEMGQAVEPPARRAVAIAVIDNPYAGRYEAKLDALIEAGEELGALLGNKCVEALGIAPGEAQSYGKAAIVGEAGELEHAAAILHPKLGAPLRIAVEKGAALVPSAKKMGTLGTAIDVPLGHKDAAFVRSHFDAIEARVSDAPRANEIVVAVAVTASGRPLPRIGGLQVSEIKGEDGLR; translated from the coding sequence ATGGCAATCAAGCTTCGCAAGCTGGTCGTGCAAGTGGATGAAACACGCATTGAAATGGGCCAGGCCGTCGAGCCGCCGGCGCGCCGCGCGGTCGCGATCGCGGTGATCGATAATCCCTACGCCGGCCGCTACGAGGCCAAGCTCGACGCGCTGATCGAAGCCGGCGAAGAGTTGGGCGCGTTGCTCGGCAACAAGTGCGTGGAGGCGCTGGGCATCGCGCCAGGCGAGGCGCAAAGCTACGGCAAGGCGGCCATTGTCGGCGAGGCGGGCGAACTGGAACATGCCGCGGCGATTCTGCATCCCAAGCTCGGCGCGCCGCTGCGGATCGCGGTCGAAAAAGGCGCGGCGCTGGTGCCGTCGGCGAAAAAGATGGGCACGCTCGGCACCGCGATCGACGTGCCGCTCGGCCATAAAGACGCCGCCTTCGTGCGCAGCCATTTCGATGCGATCGAAGCGCGCGTATCGGACGCTCCTCGCGCGAATGAAATCGTCGTGGCCGTCGCGGTGACGGCATCGGGGCGGCCGCTGCCGCGCATCGGCGGCTTGCAGGTGAGCGAGATCAAGGGCGAAGACGGTTTGCGCTGA
- a CDS encoding ABC transporter permease, whose protein sequence is MLSNLLVQLVNGLADASTLFLVAAGLSLIFGVTRIVNFAHGSFYMFGIYVAYSIASRFGHTTGGFWLSVLAAALVVAVLGALVEMVVLRRIYQAPELFHLLATFALVLIFRDAALWLWGPEDLFGPRAPHLAGAVDFLGHPLPTYDIALIVIGPVVLLLLWYALTRTRWGTLVRAATQDREMLGALGINQAWLFTGVFFVGAFLAGLGGALQGPRMSANLSLDLETIGNAFVVVVVGGMGSIPGAFIAALIIAEIKALCIGIGHVTIFGVGLSLSRFTLVAEFVVMAVVLVVRPWGLLGRASAAVRGMAAPETPLRPAGKRLKWLAAIALLVLVLAPLAANAFPYMPVLLVEILIAVLFATSLHFIMGPGGMHSFGHAAYFGLGAYGAALFLKVLNLPMEAALLLGPLLAVAGALVFGWFCVRLSGVYLAMLTLAFAQIVWSVVFQWDDVTGGSNGILGLWPSNWLSSPVAFYYVTLVCAVIGVWLLRKMLFSPLGYAMRASRDSVLRAEAIGIDVKRVQWAAFVIASLFCGLAGSLYAFSKGTISPEVISVSRSVDGLVMVLLGGLQTLTGPIVGAAVFTWLQDTVARQTDYWQALLGFAILLLVIAFPQGIVGFIRERFGDDSADSADKSAVSPSRRAAIKEGL, encoded by the coding sequence ATGCTTTCGAATTTGCTGGTTCAACTGGTCAACGGACTCGCCGACGCGTCGACGCTGTTTCTCGTCGCCGCCGGTTTGTCGCTGATCTTCGGCGTGACGCGCATTGTCAACTTTGCGCACGGCTCGTTCTATATGTTCGGCATCTATGTGGCGTACAGCATCGCGAGCCGCTTCGGACATACGACGGGCGGCTTCTGGTTGTCGGTGCTGGCGGCGGCGCTGGTGGTCGCGGTGCTGGGCGCGCTGGTCGAGATGGTGGTTCTGCGGCGCATCTATCAGGCGCCCGAGTTGTTTCATCTGCTCGCCACCTTCGCGCTGGTGCTGATCTTTCGCGATGCCGCGCTGTGGCTGTGGGGTCCGGAAGACCTGTTCGGACCACGCGCGCCGCATCTGGCGGGCGCGGTGGATTTCCTCGGCCATCCGTTGCCGACCTACGACATCGCGTTGATCGTGATCGGGCCGGTGGTGTTGCTGCTGCTCTGGTACGCGCTGACACGCACGCGCTGGGGCACGCTGGTGCGCGCCGCAACGCAGGATCGCGAGATGCTCGGCGCGCTCGGTATCAATCAGGCGTGGCTGTTTACAGGCGTGTTTTTCGTCGGCGCGTTTCTCGCCGGTCTTGGCGGTGCGCTGCAAGGACCGCGCATGTCGGCGAATCTATCGCTGGATCTGGAGACGATCGGCAACGCGTTCGTCGTGGTCGTGGTCGGCGGCATGGGCTCGATTCCGGGGGCGTTCATTGCCGCGCTGATCATCGCGGAGATCAAGGCGCTGTGCATCGGCATCGGCCATGTGACGATCTTCGGCGTCGGGTTGTCGTTGAGCCGCTTCACGCTGGTAGCGGAATTCGTCGTGATGGCGGTCGTGCTGGTGGTGCGTCCGTGGGGCTTGCTCGGCCGCGCGAGCGCCGCGGTGCGCGGCATGGCGGCGCCGGAAACGCCTTTGCGTCCGGCGGGCAAACGTCTCAAGTGGCTGGCCGCTATCGCTTTGCTGGTGCTCGTGCTCGCGCCGTTGGCGGCCAACGCGTTTCCGTACATGCCCGTGCTGCTGGTCGAGATCCTGATCGCCGTGCTGTTCGCCACAAGCCTCCATTTCATCATGGGACCGGGCGGCATGCATTCGTTCGGCCACGCTGCGTACTTCGGCTTGGGCGCATACGGCGCCGCGCTGTTCCTCAAAGTGCTGAATCTGCCGATGGAAGCCGCCTTGCTGCTCGGCCCGCTTTTGGCCGTGGCCGGCGCGCTGGTGTTCGGCTGGTTCTGCGTGCGCCTGTCCGGCGTGTATCTCGCGATGCTGACGTTAGCGTTCGCGCAGATCGTCTGGTCGGTCGTGTTCCAGTGGGACGACGTGACGGGCGGCAGCAACGGCATTCTCGGGTTGTGGCCGTCGAACTGGTTGTCCTCCCCGGTGGCCTTCTATTATGTGACGCTCGTCTGCGCTGTGATCGGCGTGTGGCTGTTGCGCAAGATGCTGTTCTCGCCGCTGGGTTACGCGATGCGTGCGTCGCGTGATTCGGTGCTGCGCGCCGAGGCGATCGGCATCGACGTGAAGCGCGTGCAATGGGCCGCGTTCGTGATCGCGTCGCTGTTCTGCGGGCTCGCCGGTTCGCTGTATGCGTTCTCCAAGGGCACGATTTCGCCGGAAGTGATCAGCGTGAGCCGTTCCGTGGACGGTCTCGTGATGGTGTTGCTCGGCGGTTTGCAGACGCTCACCGGGCCAATCGTGGGCGCGGCTGTGTTCACGTGGTTGCAAGACACGGTCGCGCGCCAGACCGACTATTGGCAGGCGCTGCTGGGCTTCGCGATCCTGCTGCTGGTAATTGCGTTTCCGCAGGGAATCGTCGGCTTCATTCGCGAGCGTTTCGGCGACGACAGTGCCGATTCCGCGGACAAGAGCGCCGTCTCACCTTCCCGACGCGCCGCGATCAAGGAGGGGCTATGA
- a CDS encoding ABC transporter ATP-binding protein has product MSLLRVSGLCKSFGGLKAVDDVSFDLEAGQLLALLGPNGAGKSTCFNMVNGQLPPSSGSIRLDGQELVGMRPRDIWRLGVGRTFQIAATFNSMTVIENVQMALVSRERKTFGLWKPAGARYADEALALLDQVGMASDAHRACGVLAYGDVKRVELAIALANRPKLLLMDEPTAGMAPKERNELMALTKRLVTEHKIGVLFTEHSMDVVFAYADRLIVLARGKLIAEGDADTIRNDPRVQEVYFGTGKTFQPHAPLHDAAGGHQGQGALQ; this is encoded by the coding sequence ATGAGCTTGCTGCGCGTTTCTGGCCTCTGCAAATCGTTTGGCGGACTCAAGGCGGTGGACGATGTCTCGTTCGATCTCGAAGCCGGCCAATTGCTTGCCTTGCTCGGACCGAACGGCGCCGGCAAGTCGACCTGTTTCAACATGGTCAACGGACAGCTGCCGCCTTCGTCAGGATCGATCCGTCTCGACGGTCAGGAACTGGTCGGCATGCGTCCGCGCGATATCTGGCGACTGGGCGTGGGCCGCACGTTTCAGATCGCCGCGACTTTCAATTCCATGACCGTGATCGAGAACGTGCAAATGGCGCTGGTCTCGCGCGAACGCAAAACCTTCGGTCTATGGAAACCCGCCGGCGCGCGCTACGCCGACGAAGCCCTCGCGCTGCTCGACCAGGTGGGTATGGCGTCGGACGCGCACCGCGCTTGCGGCGTGCTCGCTTATGGCGACGTGAAGCGTGTCGAACTCGCGATCGCGCTCGCCAACCGCCCGAAGCTGCTGCTGATGGACGAACCCACCGCCGGCATGGCGCCGAAGGAGCGCAATGAATTGATGGCGCTGACCAAACGCCTCGTCACCGAACACAAGATCGGCGTGCTGTTTACCGAACACAGCATGGACGTCGTATTCGCCTACGCCGATCGACTGATCGTGCTCGCGCGCGGCAAGCTGATCGCCGAAGGCGACGCCGACACCATTCGCAACGACCCGCGCGTGCAGGAAGTCTATTTCGGCACCGGCAAGACCTTCCAGCCGCACGCGCCGCTGCACGACGCAGCGGGCGGCCATCAGGGACAAGGAGCGTTGCAATGA
- a CDS encoding ABC transporter ATP-binding protein — translation MSEPMLKVSGLNAFYGRAHILFDVGLEVGRGEVVALMGRNGAGKSTTMKAVMGLLPRRQGEVSFRGQNITALPPYKIARMGMGFVPEDRRVFADLTVMENLATGRQPPRDGAPQWTPEKLFRLFPNLGEMPQRPGGQMSGGEQQMLTVSRTLMGNPYLVLLDEPSEGVAPVIVEQMANMILELKREGLSILLSEQNLHFAELVSDRAYVLEKGQIRFGGTIGELAQNETVRRAYLSV, via the coding sequence ATGAGCGAGCCGATGCTGAAAGTCTCCGGCCTCAACGCGTTCTATGGCCGCGCGCATATTCTGTTCGACGTCGGCCTCGAAGTCGGGCGCGGCGAAGTCGTCGCGTTGATGGGCCGCAACGGCGCGGGCAAGTCCACCACGATGAAAGCGGTGATGGGTCTGCTGCCGCGCCGTCAGGGCGAAGTGAGTTTTCGCGGGCAGAACATCACGGCGCTGCCGCCGTACAAGATCGCGCGCATGGGCATGGGCTTCGTGCCCGAAGATCGACGCGTGTTCGCCGATCTGACCGTGATGGAAAACCTCGCCACGGGCCGCCAGCCGCCGCGCGACGGCGCACCGCAGTGGACGCCGGAAAAACTGTTCCGGCTCTTTCCCAATCTCGGCGAAATGCCGCAGCGGCCGGGCGGGCAGATGAGCGGCGGCGAGCAGCAGATGCTCACCGTGTCGCGCACGCTGATGGGCAATCCGTATCTGGTGCTGCTCGACGAGCCGTCCGAAGGCGTGGCGCCCGTGATCGTCGAACAGATGGCGAACATGATTCTCGAACTCAAGCGCGAAGGGCTGTCGATTCTGTTGTCCGAACAGAACCTGCACTTCGCCGAACTGGTCAGCGACCGCGCGTATGTGCTCGAAAAAGGGCAGATCCGTTTTGGCGGCACGATCGGCGAACTCGCACAGAACGAAACAGTGAGGCGCGCTTATCTGAGCGTGTGA
- a CDS encoding amidohydrolase family protein has translation MAAETLTGLSGKVAVTNIGLLLSGDIDQPILDADTLVIDDGVIVAVGKEKDCDLEGARTTVDCKGTTVAPGLIDSHVHPVFGDWTPRQNQMGWIESNLNGGVTTMISAGEVHLPGRPKDVLGVKALAITAQRSFEGMRGAGVGGGVKVMAGAPVIEKGMVEEDFKELSEAGVKLLGEIGLGSVKGGEEAAQMVAWARKYGIQSTIHTGGPSIPGSGLIDRDVVLAADADVIGHINGGHTSLSYRHVCDLCEQSSRALEIVHNGNERIALLTARHAIELKCPHRIILGTDSPAGSGVQPLGILRMIALISSLADVPAEIAFCFATGNTARQRNLRQGLIEVGRPADLVFMDRAQHTAADTLLESVQLGDIPGVGMVMIDGLIRCRRSRNTPPATEVPVVL, from the coding sequence ATGGCAGCAGAGACGTTGACAGGCTTGTCGGGCAAGGTCGCGGTAACCAACATCGGGCTGCTGTTATCGGGCGACATCGACCAGCCGATTCTCGACGCGGACACGCTCGTGATCGACGACGGCGTGATCGTCGCGGTCGGCAAGGAAAAGGACTGCGATCTCGAAGGCGCGCGCACGACGGTGGATTGCAAAGGCACGACGGTGGCGCCCGGTTTGATCGACTCGCATGTGCATCCCGTGTTCGGCGACTGGACGCCGCGGCAGAATCAGATGGGCTGGATCGAGTCGAATCTGAATGGCGGCGTCACCACGATGATTTCCGCCGGCGAAGTGCATTTGCCCGGCCGCCCGAAAGACGTGCTCGGCGTGAAGGCGCTTGCGATTACCGCGCAACGTTCGTTCGAAGGCATGCGCGGCGCCGGTGTCGGCGGCGGCGTGAAGGTGATGGCGGGCGCGCCGGTGATCGAGAAGGGCATGGTCGAAGAGGACTTCAAGGAGTTGTCCGAAGCCGGCGTGAAGCTGCTCGGCGAAATCGGCCTCGGCAGCGTGAAAGGCGGCGAGGAAGCCGCGCAAATGGTCGCGTGGGCACGCAAGTACGGCATTCAGAGCACGATTCACACAGGCGGTCCGTCGATTCCCGGCTCGGGCCTGATCGATCGCGACGTGGTGCTCGCGGCCGATGCGGACGTGATCGGCCACATCAACGGCGGGCATACGTCGCTTTCATACCGGCATGTTTGCGATCTGTGCGAGCAGTCGAGCCGCGCGCTGGAAATCGTCCACAACGGCAACGAACGGATCGCTTTGCTGACCGCGCGTCATGCAATCGAATTGAAGTGCCCGCACCGGATCATCCTCGGTACCGATAGTCCTGCCGGTTCCGGCGTGCAGCCGCTCGGCATCTTGCGCATGATCGCGCTGATTTCGAGTCTCGCCGACGTGCCCGCGGAAATCGCCTTCTGCTTCGCGACCGGCAACACCGCGCGTCAGCGCAATCTGCGCCAGGGGCTGATTGAAGTGGGCCGTCCCGCCGACCTCGTGTTCATGGATCGCGCACAACATACGGCGGCCGATACGCTGCTCGAAAGCGTGCAACTCGGCGATATTCCGGGCGTGGGCATGGTGATGATCGACGGTCTGATCCGCTGCCGGCGCAGCCGTAATACCCCGCCGGCTACCGAAGTGCCGGTGGTGCTGTGA
- a CDS encoding (2Fe-2S)-binding protein, giving the protein MNRPAPLLLNVNGATHLVSADADTPLLYLLRNDLALNGPKFGCGLGECGACTVLLDGMPTRACVTTAKVALGREITTLEGLGTRAALHPVQQAFIEEQAAQCGYCLNGMIMTAKALLDRDPHPSVETIRRELSRNLCRCGTHVEIVRAVQRAAELLDAQGAARVAVHEGVRA; this is encoded by the coding sequence ATGAACCGCCCCGCGCCTCTTCTGCTGAACGTGAACGGCGCGACGCATCTCGTCAGCGCCGACGCCGATACGCCGCTGCTCTATCTGCTGCGTAACGACCTCGCGCTGAACGGTCCGAAGTTCGGCTGCGGACTCGGCGAATGCGGCGCGTGCACCGTGTTGCTCGACGGCATGCCGACGCGCGCGTGCGTCACGACCGCGAAGGTCGCATTGGGCCGCGAAATCACCACGCTCGAAGGACTGGGCACACGGGCTGCGCTGCATCCGGTGCAGCAGGCGTTCATCGAAGAACAGGCCGCGCAGTGCGGCTATTGCCTGAACGGCATGATCATGACGGCCAAGGCGCTGCTCGATCGCGATCCGCATCCGAGCGTCGAGACGATCCGGCGCGAGCTGTCGCGCAATCTGTGCCGTTGCGGCACGCATGTCGAGATCGTGCGCGCGGTGCAGCGCGCCGCTGAATTGCTCGATGCGCAAGGCGCGGCGCGGGTAGCGGTGCACGAAGGAGTGCGCGCATGA